In the Wyeomyia smithii strain HCP4-BCI-WySm-NY-G18 chromosome 2, ASM2978416v1, whole genome shotgun sequence genome, one interval contains:
- the LOC129720675 gene encoding uncharacterized protein LOC129720675: protein MKSVRPIKCACMPSPRLVVSVPPSVTHPNRSISKKMKVFILLSVAIALVASAPAEESEKKEKRGLVDFGYEEPFYDHHVTKHVTVQKNVAVPYPVEVEKHVPVAVKVPVPVHVEKQVPYVVEKKVPVYIEKKVHVPVDRPVPYLVKVNVPVYQKEVVEVAKPYPVHVEKPYPVYVKQPVYVEKPYVKDHYYGKKSYWH from the exons ATGAAATCAGTCAGACCTATAAAATGTGCTTGCATGCCCTCACCACGGCTAGTCGTCAGCGTTCCACCAAGCGTTACGCATCCAAATCGTTCGATATCAAAGAAAATGAAG GTCTTTATTTTGCTCTCAGTTGCGATTGCCCTAGTGGCCTCTGCCCCTGCCGAAGAATCGGAGAAGAAGGAAAAGCGAGGTCTGGTTGACTTTGGCTACGAGGAACCGTTCTACGATCATCATGTAACCAAACACGTAACCGTCCAGAAAAACGTTGCCGTCCCGTACCCAGTGGAGGTTGAAAAGCACGTCCCAGTTGCCGTTAAGGTGCCCGTTCCGGTGCACGTCGAGAAGCAGGTCCCCTACGTAGTCGAGAAGAAAGTTCCCGTCTACATTGAGAAGAAGGTTCACGTACCGGTCGATCGCCCAGTGCCATATCTTGTTAAGGTGAACGTTCCCGTCTACCAGAAGGAAGTGGTCGAGGTTGCCAAACCTTACCCGGTGCACGTGGAGAAACCCTACCCGGTGTATGTGAAACAGCCGGTCTATGTGGAAAAGCCGTACGTTAAGGATCACTACTACGGCAAGAAGTCGTACTGGCATTGA